A DNA window from Pogona vitticeps strain Pit_001003342236 chromosome 2, PviZW2.1, whole genome shotgun sequence contains the following coding sequences:
- the LOC110070415 gene encoding uncharacterized protein LOC110070415 isoform X4 — protein sequence MEDTSRNNTVFPDGTIKQEPEEQSCDLHQQKSKTFPEITSEFQLINLELIIWLEESPRFSDQIILENMEVTSQQSTGPKPELISHMEQEDDIWVPDSEEWNDGKQLEDNWRETRVHIEQEQHFMDKLDLARHQQTHTEEEDGMTESSYTCINQNTFHEKPQSGKKRFECEVCGKCFACKSHLREHQRIHTGEKPYKCQECGKCFPRVSNLVIHQRVHTGEKPYKCEDCGKCYAYKSGLKIHQRAHTGEKPYKCQDCGKCFASNSHILEHQRVHTGEKPYKCQECGKNYAQNSQLVIHQRIHTGEKPYKCEDCEKCFVSNSQLVSHRRVHTGVKPFKCQMCKKCFASKPQLVSHRRVHTGEKPYKCHHCGKCFADISQFSSHQRVHTGEKPYNCQECGKCFAQNSNLRRHLRVHKGEKPYKCQECGKCFSHSSNVVRHQRVHIREKPYICSDCGKCYASYSQLVKHQRFHTKEKPYKCEACGKCFASNSQLLSHQRIHTRGKPYKCQECEQCFSHRSAFLYHQRVHTGEKPYKCQECGKSFAFSSDLLTHHRIHTGEKPYKCQECGKRFAQNSQLVAHQRIHTGEKPYKCQECGKCFVSGSVLVIHQRVHTGEKPYKCRECGKYFSQNSTLLSHQRVHTGERPYKCQECGKGFASSSGLVIHHRVHTGEKPYKCEECGKCFAHKFGLIRHQTVHTGERSYKCQECGKCFASNSHLLEHQRVHTGEKPYKCQECGKCFAQNSHLVIHRRVHTGEKPYKCQECGKCFAQNSNLVSHQRFHTKEKPYKCQVCRKCFASSSQLVIHERVHTGEKPYKCQECGKCFAHNSHFSSHLKVHTGEKPYKCQECGKCFAQSSYLMRHQRIHIGEKPYKCQECGKCFAHHSNLVRHQRVHTRDKLYKCLEFGKCYVSYSQLRKHQRFHTREKPYKCQACKKCFASSSQFVSHQRVHTGEKPYKCQECGKSFAHNSTFLYHLRVHRGEKPYKCQECGKCFASSSQLLTHYRIHTGEKPFKCQECGKCFAQNSLLVTHHRIHTGEKPYKCQVCGKCFASSSVLVIHRRVHTGEKPYKCQECGKGFAQNATLLYHQRIHRGEKLYSCQICGKLFGRNSQLVRHQRVHTQEKPCKSQ from the exons AATTCCAACTCATCAACCTTGAGTTGATCATCTGGCTTGAGGAAAGCCCAAGGTTTTCTGATCAGATCATTTTGGAGAATATGGAAGTTACCTCACAGCAAAGCACAG GTCCAAAGCCTGAGCTTATTTCTCATATGGAGCAGGAGGATGACATCTGGGTGCCAGATTCTGAGGAGTGGAATGATGGCAAACAATTGG AAGATAATTGGAGGGAAACGAGGGTACATATAGAGCAAGAACAGCATTTTATGGACAAACTTGATCTTGCCAGACACCAGCAAACCCACACAGAAGAGGAGGATGGTATGACGGAGTCAAGCTACACATGCATCAACCAAAACACATTTCACGAAAAGCCCCAAAGTGGAAAGAAACGCTTTGAGTGCGAagtgtgtggaaaatgttttgcttgcaAATCACACCTCCGGGagcatcagagaatccacacaggagagaagccatacaaatgccaagagtgtgggaagtgCTTTCCTCGAGTTTCAAATCTTGTgatccaccagagagtccacacaggagagaagccatacaaatgtgaGGATTGTGGGAAATGTTATGCTTACAAGTCTGGACTTAAGATCCACCAGAGagcacacacaggagagaaaccatataaatgtcaagattgtggaaaatgttttgcttccaACTCACACATTCTGgagcatcagagagtccacacaggggagaaaccttacaaatgccaggaatgtgggaaaaacTATGCCcagaattcacagcttgtgattcaccagagaatccacacaggggagaaaccatacaaatgtgaggATTGTGAAAAATGTTTCGTTAGTAATTCACAGCTTGTGAGCCACcgaagagtccacacaggagtgAAACCATTCAAATGCCAGATGTGcaagaaatgttttgcttcaaaGCCACAACTTGTGAGCCAccggagagtccacacaggagagaaaccatacaaatgccaccactgtgggaaatgttttgctgataTATCTCAGTTCTCAagccaccagagagtccacacgggagagaagccatacaattgccaggagtgtgggaaatgctttgctcagaaTTCGAATTTGAGGAGACACCTGAGAGTCCACAAGGGAGAGAAACCTTACaagtgccaggaatgtggaaaatgctttTCTCATAGTTCAAATGTTGTAAGGCACCAGAGAGTTCACATAAGAGAGAAACCGTATATATGCTCAGATTGTGGGAAATGTTATGCTTCCTATTCACAGCTTGTGAAACACCAGAGATTCCACACAAAAGAAAAACCATACAAGTGTGAGgcatgtgggaaatgttttgcttcaaaTTCACAGCTTCTAAgccaccagagaatccacacaagagggaaaccatacaaatgccaggagtgtgagcAGTGTTTTTCACATCGTTCGGCCTTTCTAtatcatcagagagtccacacaggagagaaaccgtacaaatgccaggaatgtggaaaatccTTTGCTTTTAGTTCAGATCTCCTGACTCACcacagaatccacacaggggaaaaaccatacaaatgtcaagaATGCGGAAAACGTTTTGCTCAGAATTCCCAACTCGTTGCCCACCagagaattcatacaggagagaaaccatataaatgccaggagtgtgggaaatgttttgtttctggtTCAGTTCTTGTCATTCACCagcgagtccacacaggagagaaaccatacaaatgccgggagtgtgggaaatatttttctcAGAATTCAACCCTTCT ctca CATCAGAGAGTTCACACAGGGGAAagaccatacaaatgtcaggagtgtgggaaaggcTTTGCTTCCAGTTCAGGCCTTGTGATCCATCacagagtccacacaggagagaaaccatacaaatgtgaggagtgtgggaagtgttttgctcATAAGTTTGGACTTATAAGACATCAAACAGTTCATACAGGAGAGAGATCATACaagtgccaggaatgtggaaaatgtttcgcTTCCAATTCACATCTTCTGgagcatcagagagtccacacaggagagaaaccgtacaaatgccaggagtgtgggaaatgtttcgctCAGAATTCACACCTTGTAATCCATCGGAGAgtccatactggggagaaaccctacaaatgccaggagtgtgggaaatgttttgctcaaaattcAAACCTTGTGAGCCATCAGAGATTTCACACCaaagagaaaccatataaatgccaagTGTGCAGGAAGTGTTTTGCTTCCAGTTCACAGCTTGTGATCCatgagagagtccacacaggagaaaaaccatacaaatgccaggaatgtgggaaatgttttgcccacAATTCACATTTTTCAAGCCATCTGAAAGTccatacaggagaaaaaccatacaaatgccaggagtgtggaaaatgttttgctcagagttCATACTTGATGAGGCACCAGAGAATCCATataggagagaaaccatacaaatgccaggaatgtggaaaatgttttgctcatcATTCAAATCTTGTGAGGCACCAGAGAGTTCACACAAGGGACAAACTGTACAAATGCCTGGAATTTGGGAAATGTTACGTTTCATATTCACAGCTTCGAAAACACCAGAGATTTCACACAAGAGAAAAACCTTATAAATGCCAGGCATGcaagaaatgttttgcttctagTTCACAGTTTGTGagccaccagagagtccacacaggagagaagccatacaaatgccaagaatgtgggaaatcttttgctcACAATTCTACATTTCTGTACCATCTAAGAGTCCAcagaggagagaaaccatataaatgccaagagtgtggaaaATGCTTTGCTTCTAGTTCACAACTTCTGACCCACTatagaatccacacaggagagaaaccttttaaatgccaagagtgtgggaagtgttttgctcagaattcacttCTGGTCACCCACCacagaattcacactggggagaaaccatacaaatgccaggtgtgtgggaaatgttttgcttccagTTCAGTTCTTGTCATTCACCGGAGAGTCCACACTGGTGAGAAGCCAtacaagtgccaggagtgtgggaaaggcTTTGCTCAGAATGCAACCCTTCTGTAccatcagagaatccacagaGGAGAGAAGCTGTACAGCTGCCAGATATGTGGGAAACTGTTTGGTCGGAATTCGCAGCTTGTGAGGCATCAGAGAGTCCATACACAGGAAAAACCATGCAAATCCCAGTAG
- the LOC110070415 gene encoding uncharacterized protein LOC110070415 isoform X1, with translation MEVTSEHNTADNWKEMNDCVNHGRSFTNKMDLARGQQTPKEGKGFTKEQNYTCGKCGEDFAHRAALILHKKIHARKKRFPCEVCGKCFACNSHLVEHQRVHTGERPYKCQECGKGFASSSGLVIHHRVHTGEKPYKCEECGKCFAHKFGLIRHQTVHTGERSYKCQECGKCFASNSHLLEHQRVHTGEKPYKCQECGKCFAQNSHLVIHRRVHTGEKPYKCQECGKCFAQNSNLVSHQRFHTKEKPYKCQVCRKCFASSSQLVIHERVHTGEKPYKCQECGKCFAHNSHFSSHLKVHTGEKPYKCQECGKCFAQSSYLMRHQRIHIGEKPYKCQECGKCFAHHSNLVRHQRVHTRDKLYKCLEFGKCYVSYSQLRKHQRFHTREKPYKCQACKKCFASSSQFVSHQRVHTGEKPYKCQECGKSFAHNSTFLYHLRVHRGEKPYKCQECGKCFASSSQLLTHYRIHTGEKPFKCQECGKCFAQNSLLVTHHRIHTGEKPYKCQVCGKCFASSSVLVIHRRVHTGEKPYKCQECGKGFAQNATLLYHQRIHRGEKLYSCQICGKLFGRNSQLVRHQRVHTQEKPCKSQ, from the exons ATGGAGGTCACATCAGAACACAACACAg CAGATAACTGGAAAGAAATGAATGACTGCGTAAATCATGGAAGGAGTTTTACAAACAAAATGGATCTTGCTAGAGGCCAGCAAACCCCCAAGGAAGGGAAAGGTTTTACCAAAGAGCAAAACTACACATGTGGCAAATGTGGGGAAGATTTTGCACACAGGGCGGCACTTATCCTTCACAAGAAGATCCATGCCAGGAAGAAACGTTTTCCATGTGAagtgtgtgggaaatgttttgcttgcaaCTCGCACCTTGTGGAGCATCAGAGAGTTCACACAGGGGAAagaccatacaaatgtcaggagtgtgggaaaggcTTTGCTTCCAGTTCAGGCCTTGTGATCCATCacagagtccacacaggagagaaaccatacaaatgtgaggagtgtgggaagtgttttgctcATAAGTTTGGACTTATAAGACATCAAACAGTTCATACAGGAGAGAGATCATACaagtgccaggaatgtggaaaatgtttcgcTTCCAATTCACATCTTCTGgagcatcagagagtccacacaggagagaaaccgtacaaatgccaggagtgtgggaaatgtttcgctCAGAATTCACACCTTGTAATCCATCGGAGAgtccatactggggagaaaccctacaaatgccaggagtgtgggaaatgttttgctcaaaattcAAACCTTGTGAGCCATCAGAGATTTCACACCaaagagaaaccatataaatgccaagTGTGCAGGAAGTGTTTTGCTTCCAGTTCACAGCTTGTGATCCatgagagagtccacacaggagaaaaaccatacaaatgccaggaatgtgggaaatgttttgcccacAATTCACATTTTTCAAGCCATCTGAAAGTccatacaggagaaaaaccatacaaatgccaggagtgtggaaaatgttttgctcagagttCATACTTGATGAGGCACCAGAGAATCCATataggagagaaaccatacaaatgccaggaatgtggaaaatgttttgctcatcATTCAAATCTTGTGAGGCACCAGAGAGTTCACACAAGGGACAAACTGTACAAATGCCTGGAATTTGGGAAATGTTACGTTTCATATTCACAGCTTCGAAAACACCAGAGATTTCACACAAGAGAAAAACCTTATAAATGCCAGGCATGcaagaaatgttttgcttctagTTCACAGTTTGTGagccaccagagagtccacacaggagagaagccatacaaatgccaagaatgtgggaaatcttttgctcACAATTCTACATTTCTGTACCATCTAAGAGTCCAcagaggagagaaaccatataaatgccaagagtgtggaaaATGCTTTGCTTCTAGTTCACAACTTCTGACCCACTatagaatccacacaggagagaaaccttttaaatgccaagagtgtgggaagtgttttgctcagaattcacttCTGGTCACCCACCacagaattcacactggggagaaaccatacaaatgccaggtgtgtgggaaatgttttgcttccagTTCAGTTCTTGTCATTCACCGGAGAGTCCACACTGGTGAGAAGCCAtacaagtgccaggagtgtgggaaaggcTTTGCTCAGAATGCAACCCTTCTGTAccatcagagaatccacagaGGAGAGAAGCTGTACAGCTGCCAGATATGTGGGAAACTGTTTGGTCGGAATTCGCAGCTTGTGAGGCATCAGAGAGTCCATACACAGGAAAAACCATGCAAATCCCAGTAG
- the LOC110070415 gene encoding uncharacterized protein LOC110070415 isoform X2, whose product MEVTSEHNTDNWKEMNDCVNHGRSFTNKMDLARGQQTPKEGKGFTKEQNYTCGKCGEDFAHRAALILHKKIHARKKRFPCEVCGKCFACNSHLVEHQRVHTGERPYKCQECGKGFASSSGLVIHHRVHTGEKPYKCEECGKCFAHKFGLIRHQTVHTGERSYKCQECGKCFASNSHLLEHQRVHTGEKPYKCQECGKCFAQNSHLVIHRRVHTGEKPYKCQECGKCFAQNSNLVSHQRFHTKEKPYKCQVCRKCFASSSQLVIHERVHTGEKPYKCQECGKCFAHNSHFSSHLKVHTGEKPYKCQECGKCFAQSSYLMRHQRIHIGEKPYKCQECGKCFAHHSNLVRHQRVHTRDKLYKCLEFGKCYVSYSQLRKHQRFHTREKPYKCQACKKCFASSSQFVSHQRVHTGEKPYKCQECGKSFAHNSTFLYHLRVHRGEKPYKCQECGKCFASSSQLLTHYRIHTGEKPFKCQECGKCFAQNSLLVTHHRIHTGEKPYKCQVCGKCFASSSVLVIHRRVHTGEKPYKCQECGKGFAQNATLLYHQRIHRGEKLYSCQICGKLFGRNSQLVRHQRVHTQEKPCKSQ is encoded by the exons ATGGAGGTCACATCAGAACACAACACAg ATAACTGGAAAGAAATGAATGACTGCGTAAATCATGGAAGGAGTTTTACAAACAAAATGGATCTTGCTAGAGGCCAGCAAACCCCCAAGGAAGGGAAAGGTTTTACCAAAGAGCAAAACTACACATGTGGCAAATGTGGGGAAGATTTTGCACACAGGGCGGCACTTATCCTTCACAAGAAGATCCATGCCAGGAAGAAACGTTTTCCATGTGAagtgtgtgggaaatgttttgcttgcaaCTCGCACCTTGTGGAGCATCAGAGAGTTCACACAGGGGAAagaccatacaaatgtcaggagtgtgggaaaggcTTTGCTTCCAGTTCAGGCCTTGTGATCCATCacagagtccacacaggagagaaaccatacaaatgtgaggagtgtgggaagtgttttgctcATAAGTTTGGACTTATAAGACATCAAACAGTTCATACAGGAGAGAGATCATACaagtgccaggaatgtggaaaatgtttcgcTTCCAATTCACATCTTCTGgagcatcagagagtccacacaggagagaaaccgtacaaatgccaggagtgtgggaaatgtttcgctCAGAATTCACACCTTGTAATCCATCGGAGAgtccatactggggagaaaccctacaaatgccaggagtgtgggaaatgttttgctcaaaattcAAACCTTGTGAGCCATCAGAGATTTCACACCaaagagaaaccatataaatgccaagTGTGCAGGAAGTGTTTTGCTTCCAGTTCACAGCTTGTGATCCatgagagagtccacacaggagaaaaaccatacaaatgccaggaatgtgggaaatgttttgcccacAATTCACATTTTTCAAGCCATCTGAAAGTccatacaggagaaaaaccatacaaatgccaggagtgtggaaaatgttttgctcagagttCATACTTGATGAGGCACCAGAGAATCCATataggagagaaaccatacaaatgccaggaatgtggaaaatgttttgctcatcATTCAAATCTTGTGAGGCACCAGAGAGTTCACACAAGGGACAAACTGTACAAATGCCTGGAATTTGGGAAATGTTACGTTTCATATTCACAGCTTCGAAAACACCAGAGATTTCACACAAGAGAAAAACCTTATAAATGCCAGGCATGcaagaaatgttttgcttctagTTCACAGTTTGTGagccaccagagagtccacacaggagagaagccatacaaatgccaagaatgtgggaaatcttttgctcACAATTCTACATTTCTGTACCATCTAAGAGTCCAcagaggagagaaaccatataaatgccaagagtgtggaaaATGCTTTGCTTCTAGTTCACAACTTCTGACCCACTatagaatccacacaggagagaaaccttttaaatgccaagagtgtgggaagtgttttgctcagaattcacttCTGGTCACCCACCacagaattcacactggggagaaaccatacaaatgccaggtgtgtgggaaatgttttgcttccagTTCAGTTCTTGTCATTCACCGGAGAGTCCACACTGGTGAGAAGCCAtacaagtgccaggagtgtgggaaaggcTTTGCTCAGAATGCAACCCTTCTGTAccatcagagaatccacagaGGAGAGAAGCTGTACAGCTGCCAGATATGTGGGAAACTGTTTGGTCGGAATTCGCAGCTTGTGAGGCATCAGAGAGTCCATACACAGGAAAAACCATGCAAATCCCAGTAG
- the LOC110070415 gene encoding uncharacterized protein LOC110070415 isoform X3 gives MNDCVNHGRSFTNKMDLARGQQTPKEGKGFTKEQNYTCGKCGEDFAHRAALILHKKIHARKKRFPCEVCGKCFACNSHLVEHQRVHTGERPYKCQECGKGFASSSGLVIHHRVHTGEKPYKCEECGKCFAHKFGLIRHQTVHTGERSYKCQECGKCFASNSHLLEHQRVHTGEKPYKCQECGKCFAQNSHLVIHRRVHTGEKPYKCQECGKCFAQNSNLVSHQRFHTKEKPYKCQVCRKCFASSSQLVIHERVHTGEKPYKCQECGKCFAHNSHFSSHLKVHTGEKPYKCQECGKCFAQSSYLMRHQRIHIGEKPYKCQECGKCFAHHSNLVRHQRVHTRDKLYKCLEFGKCYVSYSQLRKHQRFHTREKPYKCQACKKCFASSSQFVSHQRVHTGEKPYKCQECGKSFAHNSTFLYHLRVHRGEKPYKCQECGKCFASSSQLLTHYRIHTGEKPFKCQECGKCFAQNSLLVTHHRIHTGEKPYKCQVCGKCFASSSVLVIHRRVHTGEKPYKCQECGKGFAQNATLLYHQRIHRGEKLYSCQICGKLFGRNSQLVRHQRVHTQEKPCKSQ, from the coding sequence ATGAATGACTGCGTAAATCATGGAAGGAGTTTTACAAACAAAATGGATCTTGCTAGAGGCCAGCAAACCCCCAAGGAAGGGAAAGGTTTTACCAAAGAGCAAAACTACACATGTGGCAAATGTGGGGAAGATTTTGCACACAGGGCGGCACTTATCCTTCACAAGAAGATCCATGCCAGGAAGAAACGTTTTCCATGTGAagtgtgtgggaaatgttttgcttgcaaCTCGCACCTTGTGGAGCATCAGAGAGTTCACACAGGGGAAagaccatacaaatgtcaggagtgtgggaaaggcTTTGCTTCCAGTTCAGGCCTTGTGATCCATCacagagtccacacaggagagaaaccatacaaatgtgaggagtgtgggaagtgttttgctcATAAGTTTGGACTTATAAGACATCAAACAGTTCATACAGGAGAGAGATCATACaagtgccaggaatgtggaaaatgtttcgcTTCCAATTCACATCTTCTGgagcatcagagagtccacacaggagagaaaccgtacaaatgccaggagtgtgggaaatgtttcgctCAGAATTCACACCTTGTAATCCATCGGAGAgtccatactggggagaaaccctacaaatgccaggagtgtgggaaatgttttgctcaaaattcAAACCTTGTGAGCCATCAGAGATTTCACACCaaagagaaaccatataaatgccaagTGTGCAGGAAGTGTTTTGCTTCCAGTTCACAGCTTGTGATCCatgagagagtccacacaggagaaaaaccatacaaatgccaggaatgtgggaaatgttttgcccacAATTCACATTTTTCAAGCCATCTGAAAGTccatacaggagaaaaaccatacaaatgccaggagtgtggaaaatgttttgctcagagttCATACTTGATGAGGCACCAGAGAATCCATataggagagaaaccatacaaatgccaggaatgtggaaaatgttttgctcatcATTCAAATCTTGTGAGGCACCAGAGAGTTCACACAAGGGACAAACTGTACAAATGCCTGGAATTTGGGAAATGTTACGTTTCATATTCACAGCTTCGAAAACACCAGAGATTTCACACAAGAGAAAAACCTTATAAATGCCAGGCATGcaagaaatgttttgcttctagTTCACAGTTTGTGagccaccagagagtccacacaggagagaagccatacaaatgccaagaatgtgggaaatcttttgctcACAATTCTACATTTCTGTACCATCTAAGAGTCCAcagaggagagaaaccatataaatgccaagagtgtggaaaATGCTTTGCTTCTAGTTCACAACTTCTGACCCACTatagaatccacacaggagagaaaccttttaaatgccaagagtgtgggaagtgttttgctcagaattcacttCTGGTCACCCACCacagaattcacactggggagaaaccatacaaatgccaggtgtgtgggaaatgttttgcttccagTTCAGTTCTTGTCATTCACCGGAGAGTCCACACTGGTGAGAAGCCAtacaagtgccaggagtgtgggaaaggcTTTGCTCAGAATGCAACCCTTCTGTAccatcagagaatccacagaGGAGAGAAGCTGTACAGCTGCCAGATATGTGGGAAACTGTTTGGTCGGAATTCGCAGCTTGTGAGGCATCAGAGAGTCCATACACAGGAAAAACCATGCAAATCCCAGTAG